Sequence from the Etheostoma spectabile isolate EspeVRDwgs_2016 unplaced genomic scaffold, UIUC_Espe_1.0 scaffold314, whole genome shotgun sequence genome:
taaaaaaacatgacatgagAGAAATCAGACAGTGAGAGAGGAAACCGTTCTCATCTCCCAGTAGTATTCTGCTGACCGTCAGACCCACAGCAGGCTAACGGAGGTCAGGGCAGGTCAGCCCCACAACGGACTAACCTGTGAGGTCAAATCATCTACTTTAGTGCTTgtgcaaaataaaaatttaGAAATCgactacttaaaaaaataatattagcAGTGGAGAAACAATAGATGACACACCCTactatgttaaataaaaaaacaaggtcattaccacacacacagaaaagaatGACAATGAAGAAGTAAAATGGTAAGTACTGATGTGTACTGAACTATTAAAAACTGAGCACAGGTAAGAGAGGCAACCAGTTGGGCAACACCACCATTGCTAGGTCCACATTGATTGTTGCTGCAATGATACCCTATTTACAGTTAGATGTTTCACATCCAATCACAGGATGCAAAAGACGGCAATAAAAgagttttttcttcaaaaataaaatgaaacgaaacaaaacacaaaagtaaaaGCAGCTGTCCCTTCAAAAAATCTCTTTACATCACATTAAAAATTAGCACTGCTGTAagctgtgtgtacagtatagattctttatagatatatatatatatatatttatatatatattcatgtaTAATATATACGATCATTTCTTGTATACATGAACATAAATTTTGTCTCACTGTAGCTAGCCTGTGCCTTTGGCACGATTACTTACAACTCTTCTGTTAGGTTCCAAAGCTATTTAAAATATACTTAATgcataaaaataaagattttggCATTTTGTCTCACTTAATTCTTCGGATTGGGAAGTTATTATAGATAACTTCTCATCTGGAAGCTGAGTTCTCTCAGTGCTGCAGTTTCTCTGCCAGAGGAGGGACGTCCCGTCCTGTCAACGGAGAGCGCTGAGAGCAGGACCGAGCCAAGGCTGGCCGGGGACGGGAGTCACCACACCTGGGTGGGTACATGGGGGCTGACAGGGGGCTGGGTGTGGCTCGGTGCAGATATTACACAGGGTAATGATGACCTTGCGCTTCacagcacaaacaaaacaatacagacAATGCTAATGAAATGCTTGGGGAGCTGCACTCTTGTTAACAGCAACtggttttgtttctttctcccATCACTGCTGTGCAGAGTTCTGCTTCCTTTGAGTCACCCGTTGCTCTCCGCTGTCTCCCGGTTCTTTTCGGTCCTGCTGAGTTTGTCCACTGAAACAGAGATGAAGAGAGGCAGGAGGACGTTCCCCTTTTCTTCTTTAGTCAATCATACATCTGCTTCCCCAACTAAAATGGCCTCCTTATTGTCCAGTCAGAGCTGGATTTCAAAGGTTTTGTGCAGCTCAGTGGAGAAAGGATTTGTTGGGGAGGCTGTGGTGCGCTGGCGCGAGCGGCCCTCCAAGGCTGCCCACTGGGCCTCAAAGGCATCTTCCTGCGGCTGTGGGGGCGGCTGGGTGGCCGGGGAGGATGGAGCGAGTTGGGACGGAGCAGCCCAACTGTCTGCCCCGTTAAAGGTCACACTACCATTGGATGGCTGGAGGGGAGCAGGGTTCACTGCATTTAATTGTGGTTGTTTGATGAACGGGCTGATGTTGCCGACAGCCTGGGGATCATGCTGCGGTGTCGTGGAGGCCGAGATGGGATATGGCTGTGGTTGTGTGGCTGAGCCAAACACATTAGCCACCATCTGTGAAGGAGTGATGCCAACCACAGGCACGCTAGGCTGAGGGAACGGCAGCCCGTTGGGCATCGGGTAGGAAGCTGGAGCCTGAGTGTGGAAGGCCGGCTGGCGAGGGGGCAACATGGGCACGGCCGAGGGCAGAGAGGACACGAAGGCCACCGGGGGAACAGACGGCACAGGCATCGCCACAGGGGCAGAGAACGGCTGGGTGGGCGGCTGGGCTGCTGCCACAATGGGGTTAGGTTGCGGGACTCGGACAGACTTGGTGACTTCTTCTAGCCAGCGGTCTGCTTCTGATggtgtgcgtttgtgtgagGACATGGATGGGGAGGATGTGGGGGGGACCACTATCACCGGAGTAGGGGATGACCAGTTACTTCCTGTTGGCAGAAAGTGCACAGAAAGGCAAAACAAAGGAAGTGAATACACATCAAACAAACTTAATTGGGAGAACAACAGCAACAGTTCATCAGTTAAATAGAAATACATACTGATGAAATTCATGGTTGCAAGTTGCAAATAACAGTAAAGATTCATACTCTCAGGTCATTGCTATCACTAGTTtaaatgaagttttttttttttttaagacatttttggaaatatgctAATCGGCTTTCTGGTGaagaagatcgataccactctcatatttgCCTGTTAAATATAATGCTGCAGCCAGTTATCTTAGCTTATTTTagcttaaagcgcccatattatgctcttttccaggttcataactgtattttgaggttgtcccagaataggtttacatggtttcattttcaaaaaacaccatatttgtgttgtactgcacattgctgcggATGCTCTTTtcccccctgtgtgtttaggtctctgttttagctccagagagagacatcacacttctatactatctttgttgggagctgcacatgctcagtagctaggtaagaccCCATCAGCTaaataactctttctccaactttggtcagtccaaggcaggattagctgggagacttcttctagaccagggacacaacagggacaggaagtagttattttggagattatgatgaactagtgtgtgttgtagcagtttTTTGACATtcagaacaagctagcatgctagtactagcatgtgctacggttagccacctcgtctctagtgacgtagaaagccgtgcagatgttggacagctcacctggagactgaaggcagaggacattcagaaaccggatctcactctaAACACCAAGGATAGttatttttccaagtttgtatgtgtggaagcaccagagacacaaataacaacccaaatcccagaaaaggggatttttcataatatgggcactttaacatcAAGATTGGAAATGGGGAACAGCTGATTTAGGAGAGTCTGATGACAACTAATTTTTTATTACACAATAAAAGTATAGGAACTTATTGACAATATTCTATGATTGACATCTTCAGAAACACGATGCAAGAATCAGAGGACCTTTGACTTTTACAATAATTCAAAGGAACTTTGTAATGTccatatcttttatttttaataagtaAACTCTTAGTGCACCCTGTGACACCCAAACTTGTCAATTTAGCCTCACTGAAGTGCTGCTTACCTGGCTGTGCTGAGGCCGGTGCCCCTGCTGGGGTCTTAGCCCAGGGGTTAGTGTCTCGAGCAGGCAGAGCAGGGGGCAGAACTGGGGGGttagcagtagcagcagcagcagcagagaaggCAGGAGCTGTGCCGTTCACTACAGCAGATAAGAGACCAAAGCTAGAACAAGCAGGCTTTTGTGTCGGATGACAAGGGTTGATCTTTTGTTAGACGTGCACAATATGACCGTGCAGTTAATTAGCAGTCTTAATAGGTGCAAAATcacgcatttaaaataaatgttacaaTTGTAGTTAAAATATGAGCAGACGCACATTCTCGGACTACAAAGTTGAGCTGCAAGCAACACAATCTTCACTGGAAGTCTATTTGTTTTCAGCAGCGATGAATGTGGGCAATGAATAAGACTGTTGGCCAGATTAGTTCGCCAcagataacttttttttttttaaatctgcggCGCAAAACCAATGTATTAGTGTGTGCTTCCTAATTCCCTGGTTGTGGCAGTTTTTTATAGCAAGTGCAAAACTGATAATACGTCTATTACAGTCATTCTAAGCTAATGTCTCTAAACTTATATTTTTGTAGAAACAAGAAGCTAAAACCTGTTGCTACAATTgtcagtagagctgggcaatatatcaatattatataaattttgtgatatgaggctagatatcgtctAAGAtcttggatattgtaatatgacataagtggtgtcttttcctggttttaaaggctgcattactgtgcaattttctgatcttaccagactgttgtaactgttctattatttgcctttacccacattactgattattcatcaaaaatctcattgtgtgaaaGCTTtgtaaagcaccaatagtcaacaacAATTTCATTGCAGTATTGCTAcagaggtatttggtcaaaaatattgtgatttgattttctccatattgcccagccctaattgtCATAAATTTCTAACTAATATTGCGATCTATTTAATAAAACTTCATGACAGTAAATACcagaaaagcaaaaatatgcaattaGTTTATTTAAAACGTTGCAGTCCAGAACACTATGTTAGATATTAAGGGTCTAAGAAGAGGTTTAGCTGATGTTACCTGGTGCTACAGGAGACTGTGGGGATGAAGCGGGTTTGGGCATTGGTGCTGAGGAGAAGGGGTCCTCTGGGGGTCCACTGAATGCTGAGGCTATCTGAGTGCACAGGGAGCTGATGCTGTCACTTTCTCCTTCTACTTCAGGGACTGGAGGGCAAACGCCAGAGAGAAGTTAATcgaaagaaaatataaaacgCACAGAAGATAGGACATGTCatagtttttcttgtttttacaaTAATGTATATTACTTATCCAACTCAAGAAGAAGACTTTTGTTTCAGAGATTCCTTCTTCAGGGTGGATTtttgctagggctgcacaataatgACAATTTTATCAAAAGCATAATGGACTAACGCAATATTTAAATAACAGAGGGgagggcgcaatatttgttataagcaaaatatgtgtcaaaccattctgaagaAGTATTGTGGAGCTGCAGAGACTTCTCatcctacaaatcctatcctacagactaaagaaaacatctttgtttggtacagatccttgcaaaaatcacactaatcatttcaatttctttttattaaaataagactattgatacaaaaatgatcattccctccaatatcgtgaatcgtATCGCAACtgaatatcagtcaaaataaccGCAATGAGATAtcttcctcatattgtgcagccctaatatttTGCAAATACAGACAGTTGGCACGAAGGTAATTAGCAGGTTGTGTATAAGAACAGAGGAGCTGAGGCCACGTACAGTTGGTCAGGAAACCAAACTCACCTGTATTCTTTATTGGAAAGTCAGACTTGCGCTGCATGGTGGAGGGCAGCTCGTTCATGCGCAGGGACATCTGTCGTTTGAAGGGAGAAGTTTTCTGACTAAGGGCCGGGAAGCCTCTGAAAGAGCCCTGCCTGGCCAGAGCCTCTGCCGGTGCATGTCTGCGTGGTATCACCTGGGGTCCCAGGGCGGACATAGAGAGAGGTGGGGAGGACGAGGGGGATGGGGAGCCTCCCGTCTGGTGTGCGGAGGAGTTTGTCACACTAGTGGCAGAGTTCCCAGCAACCTTCACATCGTTCTCTGCTATTGGAGAAGGGCAACATTCAAGCAATAAAGCCAcaatgaacaaaataaaaaagacaaatttgaACTGGACGACCCATTTCCAAGGTCAGGGAGTAATGAATGAGAATACTTATTAGGGGTGTAAATTGttgtcacaatacaatattatattgattctTATAATACAATATTTACTGATATCAGTGTCTGCCACGATACGATTTTGATTCGATTTCATTCAGGGGTCTGCAACCAATATGAGATAATACCAAAAGCCAAATTTCTTGCCAAATTGGTTATAGTCCGTTTACTATTGTGTTGGTTGAGGACGTCAGAAAGGGGTTggtgatgtaatgtaatggatgCTAATGTTCTGGTCAATGGTtgttgttggttatattgtgtCCCTTGACGCTGCTACCCATGCACCTTGTAATTATATGTTCTTGTACTGATTACAGTTGTGTTCCAGTTTTCACTTTTGTTCAGGCTTACACTAGTCCCCCCCCAATCCAACCCTACTCATGACTGTGTGTATACCTCGTATGTATTCAtgtgtcttttatgtgtttataCTTGCTGCACACCCAATCGCCCTTTGGGGacacaaataaagttgaagttacTAAGCTCTTCCAGGGATTCAAATTAAAACactctttttaattaaaaaaatacagatcaAGTCTTAAAGATGATGATATGTATCAATATTTTCAGGATTTAATCAATATATTGATCCAGATTAATGCATTGTTACACCCCTATGACACATACAGACCTTTTTTAGCATCCTGTAGCTGCCGCATAACTTCCTCACGTTCTGCCGCCTCTGTTGCCGTAGTAACACGAAATGAGCCCTCACGGGTGAAAGTGGTTCTGTTGGCATCAAAGGTTGCCGTGACCCCACACTCCTTCTCCCGTTTCTGCTTTCGCTCCAGACAGGCGGCGAATGCACAACCCACAGCATGACTGAGACGCTCTCCCTGAAAGAGACAATGAGAACATTCATATAACACAAAGCTTCTAGCATAGCACTGATGTAtagaaattaattaatattaacatggtaaacacatttaaatgacaCACAATACACTGAAGATTTGCATACCATGATTGGCAGACAGAGGGATAGAAGAAGAACAACTAAAATTGTCTATAGAGAGATTTTAATCAAAAGAGTGAACATCCTATGAACATGTCCTCCAACATTTGTAAATCACAATGTTCAGTATTAACAATGTGCATGTACATTTTAGTAAAGGCAAGAAAtccatcacaaagaaaatgcTCAGTAAACATATCTTTGAAATTTATAGTAAATGATTCAGACAGAGACTTCCATGTtaaaaaaggagtaggaagaagttaaAATTTGTCCTGCCCCCTTTTTATTGTTATACTttagttaattaaaaaacaatgtaattcttcattaatttatatatgtaaataCGTATACATACACATCCTGTATActaacatgcaaacacacatacacacttttttccttttccagcTGTCCCCTTCCAGTGTCTACGTTTCATCGGTCAGTTAAATCAAACCGAATAACAACCCATCCAAACTAGACATGATATCTAAGCCCAAGAACAATGTGGTCTGTATTGTAGTCTGAGCCTGAGTTCTTACTGAGTCTTTAATGGCCATAAAACAATGGCAGATCCAACGTCGCGTGGTGCCGTCCCTGCAGATGTAAGAGAACGCCCTCTCAAAGTTACGGTCCGGAGCGCAGAATGACACCTTCTCTATTGTCTGGTCCAGAATCAGGTcctgcaaaacacatttttatttcattattatgaGCTGAAAACCTATGGTTAATGTTAAGTGACACTCAGTTAAGTCAATTCATAACGTGGGCTGAATGATTGCATATATTGCATTGCAACAGTGACTTAGCTTCAAGAGTGCTCAAATAAGATTCAACTACTGTACTACCAGCTCCTAAAGTATTAGCACCAGACACtgctttctgaaataaaaacataatgtctCACTCATGGAGAAATCCTGGAAAATCTTCTTaaactttatattttattactttcaAGAGAACTGAAGAAAAGCAGAATCAAAAGAATAACATAACACAACAGACCAGCTCAATACAGGATCCTAGACTACTAAACAGTATTTTCTCACATACTATAGAACATTGATCGCATGATTGTCTATCACTGTTTCAGAACAAACATTTTCTggtaataaaataacattttagaaTATTTTTCTTGCTTGGCAGAGCTTGGTATCCACTCTCTTGGGGAATTAACattggtacaaaaaaaaaaaactattacttatttttatattgaaaacagatatgaatttcttttcactcactcagtcagtcagtcagtcagtcagtcagtcagtcagtcagtctttgACAACTCAAAAGTATATTCTTAACAGGAAAATTATTGTGCAAATTAAGGAAAGAAGTACATCTACACAGCAGTTAACACATAAGAAACTggttctttaaaataaaactggagCAAGAGTGCTCCACTCAGCAGtcggcaaaacaagctacaatgtatgTGGGAATTGTGCAGCTTCTATTTACATTCACAAAAgggcttgttttgccactgacagactcagattataaTTCTAAGTGTGACAACAgcatggaaaggatttctaaggaggtcgatcTTTCTGTTGAAGgataagatccttttttttttttaacataaaaaaatccgCGAAATTGTGAATTTGCTGAAGCGACcggactccatgtaaataaacagtaattttagcatcgtaaaatacattcaaagtcaacagaaacaacatttttttttttttttttaaaaagacatgttGGGTGGTCATTCTACATTTTTTCAacaatcacaactctagttttggttgaaataaacacatggtttacaaatttaaatgtgaaatatgttggctctataaaCGCTAaatgcattgcttttttaagagagtctggtgggtttagcgctagcaacCTCAGAGCattttctggttaaacaaaaagCTCTTAAAGgaggttttaaaaaggtctatctctgtagggataatttccataatgttgtcttaTAAGAACaacctgagcctgtcagtggcaaaaaccgCACTTTCAATGGACGAAATGGATGATGCCCGTTTGTCCTACAGTTACATTGCAGCCCAGTGTGCAGCTGCTGGTAAACACTCGTTTAATCCTGCACCAATTTCAAAAggttgttgttcccatcagtcgcttgcacacaaaaacattggttgaaaaaacaaaattgccCTTCAACTGATCAATGGTAATCAATACCAAGACAGctaacacaaaatgaaaaagttaagagattaagaaataaacagaagaaagaagagaaaatggTTTCCATTTCAGAACCTACAGCTGAATACATGAACTGTAATTTCACCTCACCGAAAGAATGACAACTGGTTTGATGTAGTACTAAAGTTTTCCAGCAGGTGTCAACGTTACCTTTCCTGTTTACTCTACTCACGTCTACTCCTGCAGGTGCACATTTCCAGAGCAGGCCTCTTGGAGGTCAGTTTACCAGAAGTATGGCAGCTTCACTGCTATTATCAGCTGCTGGAGCTCAGGCACTTCCACCTTCAAAGCTAGTAAAGCCACACGTACTTCCTCTGGcagttctttctttttgatcaaggTTTTCTGAGCCTGTGATGGAAAACTGAAGGGATTCATTACCTTCGTTTTGTCGTCTACAACACGAAGACCATCTGCCGACACCCACAACACAGCGCGCACTGGCTTCTTTCCAGcctgcaaacaaaacaacaaggacAGGTACGACTAAGAAATGAGAAAACCTTTAGTCTCTTCATGGCCCAATAAAATGACTTCCCTTCGTACCATTCCTTGGTACcaaatcataaaacacacacacacacgcacacgcacacgcacacacctgtaaataaagagaaagcaccaggtaagaggaaaaaaagagaagaaacaagTCAGGAGTTGTTTTTCTGAGTGCCCTGATcttaataaaagaaatgttgGTATGATAATTGGTGCACTGATGCAGTCCACGCTGGTGGCCACGTTGGTTAGAATAACAACAGTAAATGATGTGTGTGCATAAAAAGTAAACGTTCATTCACACAATTCATTGTTCCATTCTTGGTTCATTGAAGAAggctgaagggagagaaggcACACCTGTTAATACAAataaaccacacaaacacacaaaagtgCCCCATCCCAGCCTAAACCACCCCACCTGCTCAAAGACACATGCATCATTGTGTTTGCCACTCTTCAGTCAGATTCCCCCCGTGTACGAGAGTGTGGTTCTTCCAGCTTTCAGATGTGATTAAAGGGGGTGAAGTGTTAcgtgaagaggaagagaaaaataataacaatgctATAATTAAAagacacactcagacacacaaagcaataaCTTACTTTAGCAAAGAATCCCTTGAAGAATTTCCTGTCCTGGAAGTGGTTGTGGTAAAAAGGGAGGGTGGGTGAAAGGGATAGAGGAGATGGGGGGGAGGCACAAGGCATGAAAATGTTACCTAGGACTTCAAAAAAATTGTCTGGAGTCCACAGGAAGTGATTTCATTTTGAGGGGTTTTCTTTGGTGGAGGTGAAGCTGGCTTAtgagtgagtaagtgagtgagagagtgagggagTGAGGCAATGGATCAAGTAGCTCCAAGTGATTCTGTTCTGATGGAGGTTTTGATGGGTGATACTGTGATTGGTATTGGTTGCGTCCGAAATTCCATACTAACATGCTATTTAGTAGGCTAAAACAGTGTGTGAGATGTTTTAGTATGTTCAAAATCTTAGTATGAATCTAATAGTTTGTGGATTGCATACCATTTTCAGTTAAATAATAAAGTGTGCAACCACTGAACACTATGCTTGCATAACTaccccacaatgcaatgcggtAGTAACGACAAAGGTCATAACAGATAAACGGACAGCAAGCAAGGCAGCTCTGTCACGTCAACAGAGCTTTAATTTACGTTCCTACATATCTGTGATTTGGTCACCTGCGACTGTTGGTCTAGTTATTTTCCTTTTCCAGTAATTTAAGCATTATCTGGCAATGCCGCTAAAGCTAAGGTCGGCAGGGGTTACCATGGTTACACGTCTTCAATGGCAAGGAGGCTCTCAAGACATTTACAGCTTAGTGCGTCCCAAAAGATACacactactgtttatttacacataTTGAGTATGTAGTGCAGAGTTTACAATTTCGGACGCAACCATTGTCTTGGTGATAAGTGTTAGTACTACACCACGCTGGAAGCCAATGAACCTCCCGACTGCAGGAAGTGACTCCCCTAGGCTCTTTTCAATTGAAATAAAACTGTCACTACAACAGTCCCACAGCTAAGACAGCATTCCAAGCTGCCTGGACAGGGGAGATAAAGACGGTAGATCTTCAGCTGTAGGTCTGTGCAAGTATGTGGAGGAGATAATCCCAAACCACATATTTTTCATCCTCTGATTCCTAGACCGAGACATGGTCCTTCCATGGTTGTTCATCAGACAGAAACAGTTTAACACAGACGGCAGTCTGACGCCGGAGTCTAGCCTGTGACTATTCACAGGTCAGCCAGAGTCAGGGGTCAAGTTTAGGCCGCCATAACCACATAAAGAAACCACAACCACCAGACCCAGGCCTAGTTTTAATCCTCCCTTCTTCCCCCCACTCCCTGAGAGTTCCTCTCCTCCCCATAAGCTGTGAAAAGGAGTTCCACTCTGCTCCTGTTACACAGCCATGGTGGAGACGGCACTCCAAGCACCATGTTAATGCATGATTTAACGTGTTAACCAGCACTGGAGATTCATTTGGAATGAGCTAAGAGCTTGTTAgggtgtgtatgagtgtttgtTAGAACCACACAGACATGCAGATGGTGGTAGAGCCTGCACAGCTAGGATTAGTAAACTATGGTTAGGGGAGAAAAGTCTCTATAGGGCTGAGCTAGAATGGGAGGGCAGAGTAGGGGAAGGGATTTGAAGGTATTTCTCTGCAACACCACATTAAAAACCtgcttaaaaagacaaaaaaaacggATAACACGGACAAAAAGGTAATACAATATTCAGGTATTCAATGTGTGAACTGGGATGAAACTACAATAGGgggaacgttttttttttgggcagaAAGGATAGCTGAGTTTTGAAAGATCAAGGTGAAGCCAACTaggcaaaaataaaagtttatagTCAACAAGACTAACAGACAACCTTGCAACCCAGAACCCAAAACCTTTTAGTGGGGCTACCAGCTAGTGGATTTCTGTAATTTCTGCTTACAGAAACAACCCTAACCACCAGCAGGATGTGCAACAAGGAATAACACATCTTGTGTAACGTGTGTTATTGGCCTACTTTGAGCAACAACTTGTACCTTACAACACTTGCAACAAACGGATGATAGCTACACCTACTACATGATAATGTACTTTATCATGGATAGCAGACATGTTACTTTACCACCACCCTGCAGAGTAGCTATGGGAAGGAGGGAGTTGCCAATAATACATACTTTCCAGTGCTAATAATACGTTTTTTGAGTGTAGT
This genomic interval carries:
- the numb gene encoding protein numb homolog isoform X4 produces the protein MNKLRQSFRRKKDVYVPESSRPHQWQTDEEAVRSGKCSFAVKYLGHVEVEESRGMHICEDAVKRLKTAGKKPVRAVLWVSADGLRVVDDKTKDLILDQTIEKVSFCAPDRNFERAFSYICRDGTTRRWICHCFMAIKDSGERLSHAVGCAFAACLERKQKREKECGVTATFDANRTTFTREGSFRVTTATEAAEREEVMRQLQDAKKENDVKVAGNSATSVTNSSAHQTGGSPSPSSSPPLSMSALGPQVIPRRHAPAEALARQGSFRGFPALSQKTSPFKRQMSLRMNELPSTMQRKSDFPIKNTVPEVEGESDSISSLCTQIASAFSGPPEDPFSSAPMPKPASSPQSPVAPVNGTAPAFSAAAAATANPPVLPPALPARDTNPWAKTPAGAPASAQPGSNWSSPTPVIVVPPTSSPSMSSHKRTPSEADRWLEEVTKSVRVPQPNPIVAAAQPPTQPFSAPVAMPVPSVPPVAFVSSLPSAVPMLPPRQPAFHTQAPASYPMPNGLPFPQPSVPVVGITPSQMVANVFGSATQPQPYPISASTTPQHDPQAVGNISPFIKQPQLNAVNPAPLQPSNGSVTFNGADSWAAPSQLAPSSPATQPPPQPQEDAFEAQWAALEGRSRQRTTASPTNPFSTELHKTFEIQL
- the numb gene encoding protein numb homolog isoform X2 encodes the protein MNKLRQSFRRKKDVYVPESSRPHQWQTDEEAVRSGKCSFAVKYLGHVEVEESRGMHICEDAVKRLKTDRKFFKGFFAKAGKKPVRAVLWVSADGLRVVDDKTKDLILDQTIEKVSFCAPDRNFERAFSYICRDGTTRRWICHCFMAIKDSGERLSHAVGCAFAACLERKQKREKECGVTATFDANRTTFTREGSFRVTTATEAAEREEVMRQLQDAKKENDVKVAGNSATSVTNSSAHQTGGSPSPSSSPPLSMSALGPQVIPRRHAPAEALARQGSFRGFPALSQKTSPFKRQMSLRMNELPSTMQRKSDFPIKNTVPEVEGESDSISSLCTQIASAFSGPPEDPFSSAPMPKPASSPQSPVAPVNGTAPAFSAAAAATANPPVLPPALPARDTNPWAKTPAGAPASAQPGSNWSSPTPVIVVPPTSSPSMSSHKRTPSEADRWLEEVTKSVRVPQPNPIVAAAQPPTQPFSAPVAMPVPSVPPVAFVSSLPSAVPMLPPRQPAFHTQAPASYPMPNGLPFPQPSVPVVGITPSQMVANVFGSATQPQPYPISASTTPQHDPQAVGNISPFIKQPQLNAVNPAPLQPSNGSVTFNGADSWAAPSQLAPSSPATQPPPQPQEDAFEAQWAALEGRSRQRTTASPTNPFSTELHKTFEIQL
- the numb gene encoding protein numb homolog isoform X3 — translated: MNKLRQSFRRKKDVYVPESSRPHQWQTDEEAVRSGKCSFAVKYLGHVEVEESRGMHICEDAVKRLKTAGKKPVRAVLWVSADGLRVVDDKTKDLILDQTIEKVSFCAPDRNFERAFSYICRDGTTRRWICHCFMAIKDSGERLSHAVGCAFAACLERKQKREKECGVTATFDANRTTFTREGSFRVTTATEAAEREEVMRQLQDAKKAENDVKVAGNSATSVTNSSAHQTGGSPSPSSSPPLSMSALGPQVIPRRHAPAEALARQGSFRGFPALSQKTSPFKRQMSLRMNELPSTMQRKSDFPIKNTVPEVEGESDSISSLCTQIASAFSGPPEDPFSSAPMPKPASSPQSPVAPVNGTAPAFSAAAAATANPPVLPPALPARDTNPWAKTPAGAPASAQPGSNWSSPTPVIVVPPTSSPSMSSHKRTPSEADRWLEEVTKSVRVPQPNPIVAAAQPPTQPFSAPVAMPVPSVPPVAFVSSLPSAVPMLPPRQPAFHTQAPASYPMPNGLPFPQPSVPVVGITPSQMVANVFGSATQPQPYPISASTTPQHDPQAVGNISPFIKQPQLNAVNPAPLQPSNGSVTFNGADSWAAPSQLAPSSPATQPPPQPQEDAFEAQWAALEGRSRQRTTASPTNPFSTELHKTFEIQL
- the numb gene encoding protein numb homolog isoform X6, encoding MNKLRQSFRRKKDVYVPESSRPHQWQTDEEAVRSGKCSFAVKYLGHVEVEESRGMHICEDAVKRLKTAGKKPVRAVLWVSADGLRVVDDKTKDLILDQTIEKVSFCAPDRNFERAFSYICRDGTTRRWICHCFMAIKDSGERLSHAVGCAFAACLERKQKREKECGVTATFDANRTTFTREGSFRVTTATEAAEREEVMRQLQDAKKAENDVKVAGNSATSVTNSSAHQTGGSPSPSSSPPLSMSALGPQVIPRRHAPAEALARQGSFRGFPALSQKTSPFKRQMSLRMNELPSTMQRKSDFPIKNTVPEVEGESDSISSLCTQIASAFSGPPEDPFSSAPMPKPASSPQSPVAPGSNWSSPTPVIVVPPTSSPSMSSHKRTPSEADRWLEEVTKSVRVPQPNPIVAAAQPPTQPFSAPVAMPVPSVPPVAFVSSLPSAVPMLPPRQPAFHTQAPASYPMPNGLPFPQPSVPVVGITPSQMVANVFGSATQPQPYPISASTTPQHDPQAVGNISPFIKQPQLNAVNPAPLQPSNGSVTFNGADSWAAPSQLAPSSPATQPPPQPQEDAFEAQWAALEGRSRQRTTASPTNPFSTELHKTFEIQL
- the numb gene encoding protein numb homolog isoform X1 codes for the protein MNKLRQSFRRKKDVYVPESSRPHQWQTDEEAVRSGKCSFAVKYLGHVEVEESRGMHICEDAVKRLKTDRKFFKGFFAKAGKKPVRAVLWVSADGLRVVDDKTKDLILDQTIEKVSFCAPDRNFERAFSYICRDGTTRRWICHCFMAIKDSGERLSHAVGCAFAACLERKQKREKECGVTATFDANRTTFTREGSFRVTTATEAAEREEVMRQLQDAKKAENDVKVAGNSATSVTNSSAHQTGGSPSPSSSPPLSMSALGPQVIPRRHAPAEALARQGSFRGFPALSQKTSPFKRQMSLRMNELPSTMQRKSDFPIKNTVPEVEGESDSISSLCTQIASAFSGPPEDPFSSAPMPKPASSPQSPVAPVNGTAPAFSAAAAATANPPVLPPALPARDTNPWAKTPAGAPASAQPGSNWSSPTPVIVVPPTSSPSMSSHKRTPSEADRWLEEVTKSVRVPQPNPIVAAAQPPTQPFSAPVAMPVPSVPPVAFVSSLPSAVPMLPPRQPAFHTQAPASYPMPNGLPFPQPSVPVVGITPSQMVANVFGSATQPQPYPISASTTPQHDPQAVGNISPFIKQPQLNAVNPAPLQPSNGSVTFNGADSWAAPSQLAPSSPATQPPPQPQEDAFEAQWAALEGRSRQRTTASPTNPFSTELHKTFEIQL